One stretch of Brevibacillus laterosporus DNA includes these proteins:
- a CDS encoding DUF3139 domain-containing protein, whose product MHPKFYLNIKHPLLSLKGLFLDIQDLEQHFLLLLEQRKENRHAIILNKNGVVFIVKKKFIILIIVVVFSYLAYYINTRNHINYLEDELKSYLINEKHYSENDIKSIQGHRGKMPKYWVNVVFNDEPTIIYKYTDRDVGEWRQIEPSASDLNSGLKYKHIENESN is encoded by the coding sequence ATCCATCCAAAGTTTTACTTGAATATAAAACATCCCCTACTTTCATTGAAAGGGTTGTTCCTGGATATTCAGGATTTGGAACAGCACTTTCTTTTGCTGCTTGAGCAGAGAAAGGAAAACCGGCATGCAATAATATTAAATAAAAACGGTGTGGTGTTTATTGTGAAGAAGAAATTTATTATTCTAATAATAGTAGTAGTATTTTCTTATCTAGCTTATTATATAAATACTCGTAACCATATTAATTACCTTGAAGATGAGTTAAAATCCTACTTAATTAACGAAAAGCATTACTCCGAAAATGACATTAAAAGTATTCAGGGTCATCGTGGAAAAATGCCAAAGTATTGGGTAAATGTAGTTTTCAATGATGAGCCTACTATTATTTACAAATACACTGATAGAGATGTAGGGGAATGGCGTCAAATTGAGCCAAGTGCCTCTGACTTAAATAGTGGTTTAAAATACAAACATATAGAAAATGAGTCAAACTAA
- a CDS encoding holin, translating into MENVFKTLVAIGGGVLSVEGKLKSKIGLIGIARKVFIFAMVAVAHLLDTALGDQHVFRNATIFFYLANEVLSIIENAGRIALPVPEVIKKAVDVLKEKGRVK; encoded by the coding sequence ATGGAGAATGTATTCAAAACACTTGTAGCCATAGGGGGAGGTGTATTATCGGTTGAAGGCAAGCTTAAAAGCAAAATTGGCTTGATCGGTATTGCTAGAAAGGTATTTATCTTTGCTATGGTGGCTGTGGCTCATTTGCTTGATACCGCATTAGGTGACCAGCATGTATTTCGTAATGCTACGATTTTTTTCTATCTTGCTAATGAAGTTCTCTCAATTATCGAAAACGCTGGGCGGATTGCGTTGCCAGTACCGGAAGTAATTAAGAAGGCTGTAGATGTCCTGAAAGAAAAAGGGAGAGTGAAGTAA
- a CDS encoding site-specific integrase: protein MLVCYNLLSTPKTKNSDRTVKLDDATVKLMKRHRINQKEVCLMYENYKPTKENIIFHQHDGRWLRTNVVREHFKEVCKRANVPVLSPHALRHTHAVHLLESGVNIKYVSERLGHASMKVTADTYLHVTKKIEDDALTLYERYVQF from the coding sequence ATTCTTGTCTGTTATAACCTCCTCTCCACCCCGAAAACTAAAAATAGCGACAGAACTGTCAAACTAGATGATGCCACAGTGAAACTCATGAAACGGCATAGAATCAATCAAAAAGAAGTTTGTCTTATGTACGAAAATTATAAGCCTACAAAAGAGAACATCATCTTCCACCAACATGACGGCAGATGGTTACGCACCAATGTAGTACGTGAACATTTCAAAGAGGTATGTAAGCGTGCAAATGTTCCTGTTCTCTCACCACACGCTCTGAGACACACCCATGCAGTTCATCTTCTCGAATCGGGCGTAAATATAAAATACGTGTCCGAGAGACTCGGACACGCAAGTATGAAAGTAACCGCAGACACGTATCTCCACGTCACCAAGAAGATTGAAGATGACGCTTTAACCTTGTACGAACGGTATGTTCAATTTTAA
- a CDS encoding helix-turn-helix domain-containing protein, producing MICYLKAILVMLDMSQQELADTLGVSRNTITSLARNKSVPNLVLAYDIVDVLNARAAEQGLQKQWTVEQIWDRKKSQLDMQNQS from the coding sequence ATGATCTGCTACCTGAAAGCAATACTGGTCATGCTGGACATGTCACAGCAGGAGTTGGCTGATACACTTGGAGTTAGCCGTAATACCATCACAAGCCTTGCGAGGAATAAGTCAGTACCTAATCTAGTGTTGGCTTACGACATAGTGGATGTATTGAATGCACGAGCTGCTGAACAGGGATTACAAAAGCAATGGACAGTTGAGCAAATTTGGGATAGAAAAAAATCACAGTTGGACATGCAAAATCAAAGTTAA
- a CDS encoding YolD-like family protein, whose product MASKILDPLVTKFILPEHAEMLRQLHEDKKLIEKPIIEEDELAEFCYRISDSRQYDYALTISWWKATKGDRGVIESAWGWVEKLDSTFKQIKLKNDEDFWWIPVEDVVSVEA is encoded by the coding sequence ATGGCTTCCAAAATTCTTGATCCACTTGTAACTAAATTTATTTTACCTGAGCATGCTGAGATGTTACGCCAGCTTCACGAGGATAAGAAACTGATTGAGAAGCCGATCATTGAAGAGGATGAGCTAGCCGAATTTTGCTACCGGATATCTGACTCACGTCAGTATGATTACGCTCTTACAATTAGCTGGTGGAAAGCAACAAAAGGAGATCGAGGCGTGATTGAATCTGCTTGGGGATGGGTAGAGAAGTTGGATTCAACGTTTAAACAGATCAAGTTAAAGAACGATGAGGATTTCTGGTGGATACCTGTAGAAGATGTGGTCAGTGTAGAAGCCTAA
- a CDS encoding IS3 family transposase (programmed frameshift), whose translation MAKKGQTFQRYTMEFKQKAIALYEQKGISYEAIAKELGVPSPTQIKNWVRKYRDGDGLEDQRGKTSKRDNPFIGRPRTKFTNVEEERDYLKAQVEYLKKRLSKSTRGGWVSKVARFAVIDQLVRKYPVTWLVEIAKVSRAGYYKWKHTQEERAKRQQHNKLIKEHMMAIHRVHPYFGYPRMRIALRKKGFIVNHKRVYRLMKEMNVQSIIRKKRRFFGKTASIVNPNLLNRKFTAEKPNQLYVTDITFVALNDRFYYLSVIQDLFNNEVVAWKVSHRNDLKLVLDTLEQLAKQRDVQEAILHSDQGFQYTSKQYKFGVRGSHSRKGNCLDNACIESFFSHLKTETLYFSECKTDEELFQAIEKYIWFYNHERFQKKLNQCAPVEYRNTLAA comes from the exons ATGGCTAAAAAAGGACAAACATTTCAACGATATACGATGGAATTTAAACAGAAGGCTATTGCTCTTTACGAACAAAAAGGGATCAGCTATGAAGCGATTGCCAAAGAATTGGGAGTGCCTAGTCCTACTCAGATCAAGAATTGGGTCAGGAAATACCGAGACGGAGATGGTTTAGAGGATCAACGAGGTAAAACATCTAAAAGAGATAATCCTTTTATAGGGCGTCCACGTACAAAATTCACTAACGTGGAAGAGGAAAGAGATTATTTAAAAGCGCAGGTAGAATACTTAAAAAAGCGTT TATCCAAATCTACACGGGGAGGATGGGTTTCAAAAGTAGCTCGGTTTGCGGTTATTGATCAGTTGGTAAGGAAGTACCCTGTTACTTGGTTAGTGGAGATAGCCAAAGTTTCCCGCGCTGGTTACTACAAGTGGAAACATACGCAAGAAGAACGTGCAAAAAGGCAACAACATAATAAACTCATAAAGGAACATATGATGGCGATTCATCGTGTACATCCATACTTCGGTTATCCAAGAATGCGAATTGCATTGAGAAAGAAAGGATTTATTGTGAATCACAAGAGGGTATATCGGTTGATGAAGGAGATGAACGTTCAGTCCATCATTCGTAAGAAACGGCGCTTTTTTGGTAAAACTGCATCCATTGTTAACCCTAACTTACTTAATCGAAAGTTCACAGCCGAAAAACCAAATCAATTGTATGTAACAGATATTACATTTGTAGCACTGAACGATCGATTTTATTACCTATCGGTAATCCAAGATCTCTTTAACAACGAAGTTGTTGCCTGGAAGGTTTCTCATCGGAATGATTTAAAACTTGTTTTAGATACTCTGGAGCAGTTAGCAAAACAAAGAGACGTGCAGGAAGCCATCCTGCATTCTGATCAGGGCTTCCAATACACGTCTAAGCAGTACAAGTTTGGCGTGAGAGGCAGCCACTCTCGCAAAGGAAACTGCCTCGATAACGCCTGCATAGAATCCTTCTTTTCTCATCTCAAAACAGAGACATTGTACTTTTCTGAGTGTAAAACAGATGAAGAGCTCTTTCAAGCCATTGAAAAGTACATATGGTTTTATAACCATGAACGATTTCAGAAAAAACTAAACCAGTGTGCCCCGGTCGAATACCGGAACACACTGGCTGCTTAG
- a CDS encoding XRE family transcriptional regulator translates to MARILMIDRGAKKGELRSFLSGATIAKMGKDEYVSMEVLDKLCKHFGVNLEEIIEYIPDKDE, encoded by the coding sequence ATGGCTCGCATCTTGATGATCGATCGAGGAGCAAAGAAGGGAGAACTAAGAAGTTTTCTATCGGGAGCAACTATCGCCAAAATGGGCAAAGATGAATACGTTTCAATGGAGGTATTGGACAAGCTCTGTAAACATTTCGGGGTTAACCTTGAGGAAATTATTGAATACATCCCTGACAAAGATGAGTAA
- a CDS encoding site-specific integrase, translating to MSKCIEYKEENTWPIIVSAKWEYRIKFVDRRTGKVDEKSKGGFKTKKEAQLAAHEAESDINDFGFSEEGNEKVDKYFDDWLEVYKKRYVKPTTYSVQERNVRLNILPRWGNYRLKEITRTEYQKWINELRKHYSEGTVRRIHSIKSSAMADAVHEFNILRENPLHKIKIPKETQKVDKVSFFTREQLDQFLTASNTPVKHAKYKASIQYYALFTLLARTGLRIGEALALTWDNIDLEAKIITVSKTLFYPLNSTPYLSTPKTKNSDRTVKLDDATVKLMKRHRINQKEVCLMYENYKPTKENIIFHQHDGRWLRTNVVREHFKEVCKRANVPVLSPHALRHTHAVHLLESGVNIKYVSERLGHASMKVTADTYLHVTKKIEDDALTLYERYVQF from the coding sequence ATGAGTAAATGCATCGAGTATAAGGAGGAAAACACATGGCCTATTATCGTAAGCGCAAAATGGGAATATCGGATTAAATTTGTTGACCGCAGAACCGGAAAGGTAGATGAAAAATCCAAAGGGGGTTTTAAAACAAAAAAGGAAGCCCAGCTTGCGGCACATGAGGCGGAATCAGATATCAACGACTTCGGTTTTAGTGAAGAAGGGAACGAGAAAGTTGATAAATACTTTGATGATTGGCTTGAAGTGTACAAAAAACGATACGTCAAACCGACCACCTATTCCGTTCAGGAAAGAAATGTTCGGCTCAATATTCTACCAAGATGGGGCAATTACCGGTTAAAAGAAATCACGCGCACTGAATACCAGAAATGGATTAATGAATTGCGAAAGCATTACAGTGAGGGGACTGTGAGAAGAATCCACAGCATCAAGAGTAGCGCAATGGCTGATGCGGTACATGAGTTCAATATATTAAGAGAAAACCCACTTCACAAGATTAAGATTCCAAAAGAAACTCAAAAAGTGGACAAGGTTAGTTTTTTCACACGAGAGCAGCTTGATCAATTCTTAACTGCTTCCAATACTCCGGTTAAACATGCTAAATACAAAGCGTCCATTCAATACTATGCTTTGTTTACCTTGTTGGCGAGAACCGGCCTCCGGATCGGCGAAGCGCTAGCCTTAACCTGGGATAATATTGACCTAGAGGCAAAAATAATCACAGTAAGCAAAACCCTGTTCTATCCTTTAAACTCTACCCCATACCTCTCCACCCCGAAAACTAAAAATAGCGACAGAACTGTCAAACTAGATGATGCCACAGTGAAACTCATGAAACGGCATAGAATCAATCAAAAAGAAGTTTGTCTTATGTACGAAAATTATAAGCCTACAAAAGAGAACATCATCTTCCACCAACATGACGGCAGATGGTTACGCACCAATGTAGTACGTGAACATTTCAAAGAGGTATGTAAGCGTGCAAATGTTCCTGTTCTCTCACCACACGCTCTGAGACACACCCATGCAGTTCATCTTCTCGAATCGGGCGTAAATATAAAATACGTGTCCGAGAGACTCGGACACGCAAGTATGAAAGTAACCGCAGACACGTATCTCCACGTCACCAAGAAGATTGAAGATGACGCTTTAACCTTGTACGAACGGTATGTTCAATTTTAA
- the sufB gene encoding Fe-S cluster assembly protein SufB — MAKKAPEIQEYQYGFHDKDVSIFRTKKGLTREIVEEISKIKEEPAWMLEFRLKALDIFYKMPMPKWGGDLDDLDFDNITYYVKPSEKAGRSWDEVPEEIKATFDKLGIPEAEQKFLAGVSAQYESEVVYHNMQEDLESLGVLFTDMDSAVRLHPEIVQEYFATVIPPADNKFAALNSAVWSGGSFIYVPKGVKVDTPLQAYFRINSENMGQFERTLIIADEDSFVHYVEGCTAPIYSTDSLHSAVVEIIIKERARCRYTTIQNWSNNVYNLVTKRAVAYADANMEWIDGNIGSKLTMKYPAVIMKGPRAKGTVLSIAVAGKGQHQDAGAKMIHLAPDCTSTIVSKSISRDGGKVTYRGLAQFGRKAEGAKSNIKCDTLILDKLSTSDTIPYNEIMNDYVTLEHEATVSKVSEDQLFYLMSRGLTEAEATEMIVMGFIEPFTKELPMEYAVEMNRLIKFEMEGSIG, encoded by the coding sequence ATGGCGAAGAAAGCCCCTGAAATCCAAGAATATCAATATGGATTCCACGATAAAGACGTTTCGATTTTTCGTACAAAAAAAGGATTGACCCGTGAAATCGTAGAAGAGATTTCTAAAATTAAAGAAGAGCCAGCATGGATGTTGGAATTCCGTTTGAAAGCATTAGACATTTTCTATAAAATGCCGATGCCTAAATGGGGTGGCGACCTCGATGATTTGGATTTCGACAACATCACGTACTATGTAAAGCCATCTGAAAAAGCTGGCCGTAGTTGGGATGAAGTACCAGAAGAAATTAAAGCTACCTTTGACAAGCTGGGTATTCCAGAAGCAGAGCAAAAGTTCTTGGCTGGTGTATCTGCACAGTATGAGTCCGAGGTTGTTTACCATAACATGCAAGAAGATCTAGAGTCACTAGGAGTTCTATTTACCGACATGGACTCTGCGGTGAGATTGCACCCTGAGATCGTGCAAGAGTATTTTGCGACAGTTATTCCGCCAGCAGATAACAAATTTGCGGCACTTAACTCTGCTGTATGGTCTGGTGGTTCCTTCATTTACGTACCAAAAGGTGTAAAAGTAGACACTCCACTACAAGCTTACTTCCGTATTAACTCAGAGAACATGGGTCAATTCGAACGTACGCTTATCATTGCAGACGAAGATAGCTTTGTACATTACGTAGAAGGCTGTACAGCGCCAATCTACAGCACAGATTCCTTGCATTCTGCTGTAGTTGAAATCATCATTAAAGAACGCGCTCGTTGCCGTTACACAACAATCCAGAACTGGTCTAACAACGTATATAACCTAGTAACAAAACGTGCTGTAGCTTATGCAGATGCAAACATGGAATGGATTGATGGCAACATCGGTTCCAAATTAACCATGAAATACCCTGCTGTTATCATGAAAGGACCACGTGCTAAAGGTACAGTTCTTTCTATTGCAGTAGCAGGTAAAGGACAGCATCAAGATGCTGGAGCGAAAATGATTCATTTAGCACCTGATTGCACATCCACAATTGTATCTAAATCAATCTCTCGTGATGGTGGTAAAGTAACGTATCGTGGTCTAGCGCAATTTGGTCGTAAAGCAGAAGGCGCTAAGTCCAACATTAAGTGTGATACGTTAATTTTGGATAAATTATCCACTTCTGATACGATCCCATACAATGAGATCATGAATGATTACGTGACGCTTGAGCATGAAGCGACTGTATCTAAAGTATCTGAAGATCAATTGTTCTACTTGATGAGCCGCGGTCTGACTGAAGCAGAAGCAACAGAAATGATCGTAATGGGCTTTATCGAGCCATTTACAAAAGAATTGCCAATGGAGTATGCCGTAGAAATGAACCGTCTGATTAAGTTCGAGATGGAAGGAAGTATCGGATAA
- a CDS encoding SUF system NifU family Fe-S cluster assembly protein, with product MSSLDDLYRRVIMDHYQKPRNKGKLEDESGLVINLNNPTCGDSISLSLQVENGIVVDAKFLGEGCSISMSSASMMTEAVKGRTEEEALRLIQIFSDMMQGKEPDDSIDLGDIEALQGVCKFPARIKCATLAWKALEQGINQTDAK from the coding sequence ATGTCTTCTCTTGATGATCTCTATAGACGAGTCATAATGGATCATTATCAAAAGCCGCGGAATAAGGGCAAGCTAGAGGATGAAAGCGGATTGGTTATCAATCTGAATAATCCAACCTGTGGAGACAGCATTTCGTTATCATTACAAGTGGAGAACGGCATAGTTGTGGATGCAAAATTTCTAGGGGAAGGTTGCTCCATTTCTATGTCTTCCGCTTCCATGATGACGGAAGCTGTAAAAGGAAGAACGGAAGAGGAAGCGTTACGTTTGATTCAAATTTTCTCGGATATGATGCAGGGAAAAGAACCGGATGACTCTATTGATTTAGGCGATATTGAAGCTCTGCAAGGTGTCTGCAAGTTTCCAGCGCGCATTAAATGTGCCACGCTCGCCTGGAAGGCATTGGAGCAAGGTATTAACCAGACGGACGCGAAGTAA
- a CDS encoding cysteine desulfurase, with product MNAHEVRKLFPILHQEVNGHPLVYLDSAATSQKPIQVLEAVDKYYRSYNSNVHRGVHTLGTYATDAYEGAREKVRAFINAKETAEVIFTRGTTTALNTIAIGYARMFLKEGDEIVTTLVEHHSNFIPWQQVAKATGATFKFIPLAEDGTITLDAVKATITPQTKVVAIHHISNVLGDTTQIKEIAKIAHENGAILVVDGAQSAPHKKIDVQDLDCDFFVFSSHKMCGPTGIGVLYGKRAVLEKMEPVEFGGEMIDFVYEQDSTWKELPWKFEGGTPIIAGAIGLGAAIDFLNDLGMDEIEAHEKKLVTYAMEQMKQLDGLTIYGPTEHRSSLITFNLAEVHPHDLATVLDAEGIAVRAGHHCAQPLMRWLKATATARASFYLYNTEEDVDALVAGLKKAKEYFGNVFS from the coding sequence ATGAACGCACATGAGGTCCGTAAATTGTTTCCTATCTTACATCAAGAAGTAAACGGTCATCCATTGGTATATTTGGATAGTGCTGCTACTTCTCAAAAGCCGATTCAAGTTCTTGAAGCAGTAGATAAATATTACCGTAGCTACAACTCTAACGTTCACCGCGGCGTACATACTCTTGGTACGTACGCGACGGACGCTTATGAAGGCGCGCGGGAAAAGGTACGGGCGTTCATCAATGCGAAGGAAACTGCTGAAGTGATCTTCACTCGCGGTACAACTACTGCGTTAAACACGATTGCGATTGGATATGCTCGTATGTTCCTTAAAGAGGGCGACGAGATTGTAACCACGCTAGTTGAGCATCACAGCAATTTTATTCCTTGGCAACAAGTAGCAAAGGCAACTGGAGCAACTTTCAAGTTTATCCCTTTGGCTGAAGATGGTACCATTACCTTGGATGCAGTGAAAGCAACTATCACACCACAAACCAAAGTGGTAGCGATCCATCATATCTCTAACGTTCTGGGTGATACAACCCAAATCAAGGAGATTGCTAAGATTGCACATGAGAATGGGGCTATTTTGGTTGTGGATGGTGCTCAAAGCGCTCCACATAAAAAGATTGATGTGCAAGATTTGGACTGTGATTTCTTTGTTTTTTCTAGCCATAAGATGTGCGGACCTACAGGGATCGGCGTATTATATGGAAAACGTGCTGTTTTGGAAAAAATGGAGCCGGTTGAATTCGGTGGGGAAATGATCGACTTTGTATATGAACAGGATTCTACCTGGAAGGAGCTCCCTTGGAAGTTTGAAGGGGGAACACCTATCATCGCTGGGGCCATCGGACTTGGAGCAGCGATTGATTTCCTAAATGACCTGGGCATGGACGAAATTGAGGCTCACGAAAAGAAACTGGTCACGTATGCCATGGAACAAATGAAACAATTGGATGGACTTACGATTTATGGTCCTACCGAACATAGAAGCAGTTTAATTACTTTTAACCTGGCGGAGGTTCATCCGCATGATTTGGCAACGGTTCTGGATGCAGAAGGTATTGCTGTACGTGCAGGTCACCATTGTGCACAACCGTTGATGAGATGGTTGAAAGCTACCGCTACTGCCCGTGCCAGCTTCTATCTGTATAACACAGAAGAAGATGTGGATGCCTTAGTCGCTGGGTTGAAAAAAGCGAAGGAGTACTTTGGAAATGTCTTCTCTTGA
- the sufD gene encoding Fe-S cluster assembly protein SufD yields the protein MSTETQLRFGKEAITQFSQANQEPVWFLEKRLAAFEHAQTLALPVLEKTKIDKWNFDQFHPFQLEASVDNIEQLDEVVKEQLDDKDVTSLLVQKNASVVYQQVDEELKKQGVIFTDLTTALREHGELVQKYIYSIVKADEHRVSALHVAVVNGGVFLYVPKNVEVKMPLQAIYEVAGEESLLAPHVVIVAEANARVTYVESFVSADGTNMVANSVVEAHLGANAHVQVASVRSFSTEVHDYAFRRAVIGQDASMEWILGEMNDGYTVANNTSIMEGRGGNADTKSITVGTGKQRQNLTSQVQHIGTHTESNMLSKAVMTEESVAILNGITKIEKGAEKANGVQAENILMLSEKARGDANPILLIDEDDVKAGHAASVGRVSEESLYYLMSRGIERKEAERLIIIGFLDPVVAEIPIEGVRSKLRQALERKLGR from the coding sequence ATGAGTACAGAAACACAACTTCGCTTTGGTAAAGAAGCGATTACGCAATTTTCCCAAGCGAATCAAGAACCAGTCTGGTTTTTAGAAAAGCGTCTGGCTGCATTTGAACATGCACAAACGCTAGCTCTACCTGTGCTGGAGAAAACAAAGATTGATAAATGGAACTTCGATCAATTTCACCCGTTCCAACTAGAAGCGAGTGTAGACAACATCGAACAATTGGATGAAGTCGTAAAAGAACAACTGGACGATAAAGATGTAACCAGCTTACTCGTACAGAAAAATGCGTCTGTAGTCTACCAACAGGTGGATGAAGAATTGAAAAAACAAGGCGTTATTTTTACTGATCTGACTACAGCGCTTCGTGAACACGGTGAACTTGTACAAAAATATATCTATTCAATTGTCAAAGCAGACGAGCATCGTGTATCTGCTTTGCATGTAGCAGTAGTCAATGGTGGTGTATTCTTGTACGTTCCTAAAAACGTAGAAGTGAAAATGCCACTACAAGCGATTTATGAAGTAGCAGGCGAAGAATCCTTACTAGCTCCTCACGTTGTTATCGTGGCAGAAGCGAATGCTCGCGTAACATATGTGGAATCATTTGTATCTGCTGACGGAACGAACATGGTAGCGAACAGCGTTGTGGAAGCGCATCTGGGTGCTAACGCACACGTTCAAGTGGCGTCTGTTCGTTCATTCTCCACTGAAGTACACGATTATGCGTTCCGACGTGCTGTGATTGGTCAAGACGCTAGCATGGAATGGATTTTGGGCGAGATGAATGATGGTTATACAGTTGCCAACAATACCTCCATTATGGAAGGTAGAGGTGGAAATGCTGATACCAAGTCCATCACAGTAGGAACAGGTAAGCAACGTCAAAATTTAACTTCCCAAGTGCAACATATCGGAACTCATACTGAATCCAACATGTTGAGTAAAGCGGTAATGACAGAGGAATCGGTTGCGATCCTAAACGGAATTACCAAGATCGAAAAAGGCGCAGAAAAAGCTAACGGCGTGCAAGCAGAAAATATTTTGATGCTATCTGAAAAAGCTCGTGGGGATGCAAACCCAATCCTGTTGATTGATGAAGACGATGTAAAAGCTGGTCACGCTGCTTCTGTAGGTCGCGTGAGTGAAGAAAGCTTGTACTACCTCATGTCTCGTGGTATTGAGAGAAAAGAGGCAGAGCGTCTCATCATTATTGGATTCTTGGACCCAGTGGTTGCCGAGATTCCGATCGAGGGAGTGAGAAGCAAACTACGCCAAGCACTAGAAAGGAAGTTAGGACGATGA
- the sufC gene encoding Fe-S cluster assembly ATPase SufC yields MAAVPHLQIKNLRAKIEDKEILKGLNLEIKGGEIHAIMGPNGTGKSTLASTLMGHPKYEVTDGEVTLDGEDLLDMAVDERARAGLFLAMQYPSEITGVTNSDFLRSAMNANRGEGNEISLMKFIREMDSKMNTLEMDEAFAHRYLNEGFSGGEKKRNEILQMMMIQPSLCILDEIDSGLDIDALKVVAKGVNEMRSEDRGFLIITHYQRLLDYVKPDFVHVMMQGRIVKSGGPELAERLEAEGYDWIKAELGIEDETVNAE; encoded by the coding sequence ATGGCTGCTGTACCACATCTACAGATTAAGAATCTACGCGCAAAGATTGAAGATAAGGAAATTCTAAAAGGTTTGAATCTAGAGATTAAGGGTGGCGAAATCCACGCGATCATGGGACCAAACGGAACAGGTAAATCTACGTTGGCATCTACGCTGATGGGACATCCTAAGTATGAAGTAACAGATGGTGAAGTTACATTAGATGGTGAAGATCTATTGGACATGGCTGTAGACGAACGTGCTCGTGCAGGTCTGTTCCTTGCTATGCAATATCCATCTGAAATTACAGGTGTAACGAATTCTGATTTCTTGCGTTCTGCAATGAATGCAAATCGTGGCGAAGGAAATGAGATTTCCTTAATGAAATTCATCCGTGAGATGGATAGCAAAATGAATACGTTGGAAATGGATGAAGCATTCGCTCATCGTTATCTAAATGAAGGGTTCTCTGGCGGTGAGAAAAAACGTAATGAAATCCTGCAAATGATGATGATCCAACCTAGTCTCTGTATTCTAGATGAGATCGACTCTGGTTTAGATATCGATGCTCTGAAAGTCGTAGCAAAAGGTGTTAATGAGATGCGCTCTGAGGATCGCGGTTTCTTAATCATTACTCACTACCAACGTCTACTAGACTATGTGAAGCCTGATTTTGTACATGTAATGATGCAAGGTCGTATCGTGAAATCCGGTGGCCCTGAATTGGCAGAGCGTCTGGAAGCAGAAGGTTACGATTGGATTAAAGCTGAGCTCGGTATCGAAGACGAGACCGTTAACGCAGAATAA
- a CDS encoding DUF1802 family protein gives MSNDKKQPESTLSLKEWAVAIKVLGEGKQIITVRKGGLYEETRDFKLENDTFYLYPTYEHQKAEMVKAENQSDLEATLVGWSLEKPTIDIEYFAHITDDIEILDEAKIRALNPYHIWTDDFADVRLHWKKKKPLHILFARVYKLDKPVTIEIAEEYKGCKSWHNLLSSIPQEGFAPVLSDEEYAQSRQEIMDVLTKEG, from the coding sequence ATGAGTAACGATAAAAAACAACCTGAATCCACACTTTCTTTAAAAGAATGGGCTGTTGCGATTAAAGTTTTGGGAGAAGGTAAACAGATTATTACTGTCCGTAAAGGCGGTTTATATGAAGAAACAAGAGATTTTAAACTAGAAAATGACACATTCTATTTGTACCCAACCTATGAACACCAGAAGGCAGAGATGGTTAAAGCCGAAAATCAATCTGATTTGGAAGCGACCTTGGTAGGGTGGAGCCTCGAAAAACCGACCATTGATATCGAATATTTTGCTCATATTACTGATGACATTGAAATTTTGGATGAAGCAAAAATTCGTGCTTTGAATCCGTATCACATTTGGACTGACGACTTCGCTGATGTCCGCTTACATTGGAAAAAGAAAAAGCCATTACACATTTTGTTTGCGCGTGTTTATAAATTAGACAAGCCGGTAACGATTGAGATTGCTGAGGAGTATAAAGGCTGTAAATCTTGGCATAACCTGCTGTCCAGCATTCCACAAGAGGGTTTTGCACCAGTATTAAGTGATGAGGAATATGCACAAAGTCGTCAAGAAATTATGGATGTATTAACAAAAGAAGGATAA